The following DNA comes from Nitrogeniibacter aestuarii.
TTGCTCAATCATGATTTCTTCGTGGACATCCATGCCGGAGTCGTCGGTGATGGCGAGCGGTGCCTGATGTTCCCGGCGGCGGCCGGCAGTGGCAAGACCACACTGACGGCGGCAATGATCCATGAAGGGTATGAGTACTTGTCGGACGAAGTGGCCCTGTTGAGCCTGCCGGAGATGACGGTCGAACCAATGCCGATGGCAATGTGCGTGAAGAGCACCGGGGTCGAGGCTCTGCTTTCTCGTTATCCCGTGCTGGCTGAATTGCCGGAACACCTCAGGGGCGACGGAAAGCATGTGCGCTACCTGCGCCCGCCCGCCGGAAGCATTCCAGGAGGTGAGGCACGTCGAGCGGTTCAGGCCATTGTTTTTCCGGTCTATCGGCCGGGAGGGACGACCTACTTGCAACCGCTGTCGGTTTCCGAGGCGTTGGCGGCGTTTCTGGATGAGTGTCTCGTGGTTTCGAAACCGCTGGACGTGACTTCTGTGGGAAGCATGTTGGATTGGTTCGTCACGACCCCTTGTTATCGTTTGACCATTGGAAATACCGAAGAGAGTGTCAGGATCGTCCGGGGGTTGTTGGGCGCTGTTCCACGGCGTTGAACGAACGAGAGTCGGTGTTTTTTACACTCGGGGCGATAGGGGGGCGTAGCGGCGCCTGATCGGGTTTGTAAATATTGGATAAACAAACGTTTTTATATTCGGGTTCGATTTTTGCTACGATCGTTGTGGAAAGGTTTCCAACGTGACATTTGGAGGTTTAAATGAGTCAAGACCAACAGAGTGCAAGCGTTGAGGCGCGTCGCAAGTTCCTTCAAACTGCAGGCAAGGCAGTTGCTGCGGCACCGGCGGTCACCCTGCTGATGTCAGCTGGTCGTGCCAATGCTCAGACTGCTGATCCGTACGGCCCCACGGGTGGCGGCCAGGGCCCGGCGACTGGCGGCGGCAACTGATCGCACAGTCCGCTTTCAACAAAAAAGGCAGACCTCAGGTCTGCCTTTTTTGTTGTCTGATTCAAGCGTTGTTGTCTAGCGGTCACCGCGAGTCATCTGAAGTATGGTTCTCAACGAAAGCGCACAGATCAAGGGGAGAACATATCGGATACCGTCCGGCTGGGTGGCGATGGCGGCACCACTTGCAAGACCGATGGCGACAAGCAGGATTGAGCTGGTTTTCAACATGGCAGCATCTCCGGAGGTGGTTGCAAATACAGTACTGATCATAAATACAGTTTTTGCGTTGTGCAAGCCCGTTTGTCGTGCGCAAAAAAAACGCCAAGGCGATGTGCCTTGGCGTTCGGTATCGGGTTGGTGGAGCCGGGGGGAATCGAACCCCCGTCCGCAAGCCCTCTACAGCGAGCTCTACATACTTAGTCTGTCAGTTTTGATTTAATCACGGGGGTCGGCCGACAGACGGACCATCCCGCAACGAGTTGCCTTGGTTTTAGGCTTCGCGTCAAGCAACCCGACGCGTCACCGAGTCCCTGTAAATGACACTGCAAGATGCGGCTTTCACCCCATCATCCGACCCAGGAACCTGTCGGTGCAGCGCCCGCCGGGGTTAAGCGGCGAGAGCGAAACGCTCGTCGTTGGCGTTTATTGATTTCCAGCGGATTTACGAGGTGACTGGACCTCGGCATGCACTCATCTGCTTCGCGACCCACGTCGAAGCCATGTCGGCCCCACGCGTATCCTGAATATCGGGGGTATTCTTCCGATTTCAAGAGCCGCCAGTCTACCACGTTGCGTTCTAGTCAGCCGAGTTCCAGTAGTTGGGCTGGCTCGTCAATGATCCAGTCAGCGCCCCAGGATTCAATGGGTGAATCAACGCCAAGATAGCCCCATCGTACAGCGACCGTTTTCATGCCGGCGGCGCTGCCGGCTTCGATGTCCCTGAGGTCATCGCCAACATAGAGGCATTCGGTGACGGCAAGGCTGATTTTCTGAGCAGCCAGAATCATGGGGTCGGGTGCGGGTTTCGGGCGCTTTGCACTGTCTCCGCTGACGATGCAGGCACTACGCGTCGAAACCTTGAGTGCATCAAGGAGGGGTTCGGTAAACCGGCGTGGTTTGTTGGTGACCACGCCCCATAGAGTACCCCTCGCCTCCAAGGATGAGAGTACAGGTTCAAGGTCGGCGAAAATCCGGGTGTTAACGCAGAGGCGCTCTGCGTAGATGTCCAGATAACGCTCGGCAAGCGGCCCATAAGCTTTGTCGGCCGGGGAGAGTCCGAAGCCCACCCGAAGCATGCCACGTGTGCCTGCTGACGTGTGGGGGCGCAATGCCGCCATCGGAAGTGGCTCAAGGCCGCACTCGCGCCGCAATGAATTGAGGGCGCCCCCCATATCCGGTGCTGTGTCGGCAAGTGTGCCATCCAGGTCGAAGAGGATTGCCTTAAAGCTCACGCTGTGTATGCATCAGGTAATTTACGCCGGTGTCATTGCCCAGGGCGTACACCTTGGTGATCGGGTTGTACGTGAGACCGCACATGGTGCGTGTTGCAAGGCCATTGACGCGCGCCATGCGACTCAGTTCGGAGGGCTTGATGAATTTCGCGTAATCATGCGTTCCGCGAGGCAGCAAATTGAGGACGTACTCTGCGCCGATTACGGCCAGCAGATACGCTTTTGCATTGCGATTGATCGTTGAAAAGAAGACGTGGCCGCCCGGCTTCACCATGCGCGCACACGCGGCGACAATGCTGGCCGGATCAGGCACGTGCTCAAGCATTTCGAGACAGGTGACAACATCGAAAGCGTCAGGATTCGTGTCCGCCATGTCTTCTGCGCTGATGTGTTGATAATCGATGTCAAGCCCTGATTCGTGCAGGTGAAGCCTGGCAACACTGAGTGCTTTTTCCCCGAGGTCGATGCCTGTCACGTTGGCGCCCCGGAACGCCATGCCCTCGGCAAGAATGCCGCCGCCGCAGCCAACATCAATCACGCGCTTCCCTTCGAGCGAGACAATGCCGTCGATCCAATCGAGGCGTAGGGGATTGATTTCGTGCAGCGGGCGAAATTCTGATTCCGGGTCCCACCACCGATGGGCTATTTCACTGAATTTTTGCAACTCTGCTGGATCGGCGTTCATTTATTTCTTGCGGCAGTGGCGAGGGCAAAAAAGATAGCATGAAAAGAAAAAGCCCCGCTTGATGCGGGGCTTTTTCTTGAGCAGAAGGTCGATTACTTGGAACCGATCACTTCGATCTCAACACGACGGTCCGGCTGCAGGCACTCGATGAGCTTCTTGCGGCCCAGGTTGTTCTTGCAGTTGTCGGTCGTCACTGGCTGGGTTTCACCCTTGCCTTCGGTGTAGATACGGTTGGCTTCGATACCCTTGCCGACCAGATAGTCCTTGACGGCAGCAGCGCGCTTTTCGGACAGTTTCTGGTTGTAGGAAGCGGAGCCGAGACGGTCGGTGTGGCCGACAGCCAGGATCACTTCCAGTTTCAGGGCTTCAGCCTGGGATGCAAGACGATCCAGCTTGGACTTGCCTTCCGGCTTCAGAACAGCCTTGTCGAAATCGAACAGGGCGTCAGCAGCCAGCTTGACCTTGTCAGCGGAGGGCTTCGGTGCCGGAGCAGCCGGAGCTGCAGGCTCGGCGGCAGCCATTGGAGCCACACAAGCGTCTTTCGGCATCAGGTCACCGTCGCAACCACAACCGACCGGGAACTCGCCAGCAGCGACATTCGCAGCTGCGGCCGGGGTCCAGTAACCGGTGCGCCAGCACAGGTCATAGCCACTGCGCGCAACAACGTTGCGGCCGTCGATCACGTACGGGATTTCGCCCTTGCCGGTCACGACGATGTCGTCCGCTGCGATGGCAGCAGTTGCGGTGATACCCAGTGCAGCAGCCGCAGCAGCCATCGTGAGCTGTTTTTTCATTTGTTTGATCATAGGTTCCTCGTCAATTGGCAAGGTTTTAAAAGTCACTGACCGTCGAAACTCACGGTAATACTCTAATTAATTACCGAGCTTATTCTGCCATACGCGTGCGATGGCGAGCAATTCGCTGTTGGGTTTTTGCAACACTTGTTTTTCTCCCACCACAAGCGTTCCGCCCACCCAAACGTCGGTCACGTGCTCGCGGCCTGCACAGTACACCAGATGCGAAATCGGGTTAAAGCAGGGTTGTGTTTCGATTTCTGACAATCTGACAGCGCATATATCGGCGAGTTTCCCGATTTCCAGTGATCCGATATCTTTTTCCATGCCCAGCGCCTCGGCGCCATCGAGGGTGGCCATGCGTAAAACGCGGGCAGCAGGCAAGGTTGACGCGTTTCCGGTGGAGACCTTGGCCAGCAAGGCCGCATGGCGCATTTCGCTGAACAGGTCGAGTCGATTGTTGCTGGCAGCGCCATCCGTGCCCAGCGCGACTTTCACGCCTCGGTCAATCAGGGCGCTGACGGGTGCGATCCCCGAAGCGAGTTTCATGTTCGAGGATGGGCAGTGCGCGACGCTCGCGCCATGGGTGGCGAGGATGTCTATGTCCTGATTGTCTAGATGGACGGCGTGGACCGCGATCATGCCGGGCCCTGCGATACCGAGTCTGGCCAGCCGCTCCAGCGGGCGCATGCCGTGCTGCTTCAGGCTTTCCTCGACTTCAAACGCCGTCTCATGCACATGAACGTGGATCACTGTATCAAGCTCGTTAGCGAGATTGGCGATTCGGCGGAATGTGTCATCGGAGACGGTGTAGGGCGCATGTGGCGCCATCGAGAAACGTATCCGTTCATGACCACGCCAGTTGTCACGGGCGGCCAGTCCCTTTTTGAGATATTCGTCTACGTTGCTGGCGTAAGGGGTCGGAAATTCGATCGCAGTTACGCCGATGACTGCCCGCATTCCGGTTGTGTCAAAGGCCTCGGCCGCCGCATCCGGGAAAAAATACATTTCGTTGCAGGTGGTGATGCCGCCGCGCAGCATCTCGGCGGCGGCCAGCAGGCTGCCGTCCCGAACGAACTGAGGGCTGACGTATTTGCCTTCGGCAGGCCAGATTGCCTCTTCAAGCCACTGCATGAGGGGCAGGTCGTCCGCCAGGCCGCGGAGCAGGCTCATGGCTGCATGGGCGTGAGCATTGATGAGGCCCGGGATCAGTACATGTTCGTTCATGACCTGCTCTTTGGCGTCGGGGTAGCGAACTTGCGCCTGATCGCGCGGCAACAGATCGACAATCCGGCCGTCTTTAATGGCGACGCTGTGGTTTTCCAGCACCACATTTGCCGGTTCGACCGGAACAATCCAGCGGGCCGTGAGCAGTTGGTCGGCGGTAGTGCTCATGCGTTTTCTCTCAACCATGGGTAGAGGCATTCAATCCGCTGTGATCGAAAAGATCAAGCAAAGGGGCGAACTGGCCGCCGGGTCTGACCGACCACGCCATCAGGATGTTCCCGGAACGTCGGAAAGCGATGCCTGACGTGATAATATTTCCCTCTTTTTACTACCGCCCTGCGGGGCTGTACGGACACCATGGATCAATTCGCCAAAGAGACGCTCCCAATCAGTCTTGAGGAAGAGATGCGCCATGCCTATCTCGATTACGCCATGAGCGTGATTGTGGGGCGAGCGCTACCGGACGCACGGGATGGTCTCAAGCCGGTTCACCGGCGCGTGCTTTTTGCCATGGACGAGGCAAACAACGCCTGGAATCGCCCGTATGTGAAGTGTGCCCGCGTGGTCGGCGATGTGATGGGTAAGTACCACCCTCACGGTGATTCGGCCATCTACGACACGCTGGTGCGCATGGCGCAGGACTTTTCGCTGCGTTACATGCTGGTTGATGGTCAGGGCAACTTCGGCTCGATCGACGGCGATAACGCCGCGGCCATGCGTTACACCGAATGTCGTCAGGCGCGTATCGCGAGCGAGTTGCTCGCCGACATCGACAAGGAAACGGTCGATTTCGTGCCCAACTACGACGGCAAGGAAAAAGAGCCGTCTGTCCTGCCCGCTCGTATCCCGAACCTGTTGATCAACGGTTCCGCCGGTATCGCGGTCGGCATGGCGACCAACATTCCCCCCCACAATATTTCGGAAGTCATCGAGGCCTGCCTGCTGCTGCTCAATCAGCCAGACACGGATATCGAAGACCTGATCCGCATCGTCAAGGCACCGGACTTTCCGACGGCCGGACTGATTTACGGAATTTCGGGCGTTCATGACGGTTATCGGACGGGGCGTGGTCGCGTGATCATGCGCGCCCGAACCCATTTCGAAGATGTCGAGAAAGGCAATCGCGAAGCGATCATCGTCGATGAGTTGCCGTATCAGGTGAACAAGCGCGCACTGCTCGAACGTATTGCCGAACTGGTCAATGAGAAGCGGATCGAGGGTATCTCCGAAATTCGTGACGAGTCCGACAAGTCGGGCATGCGGGTCGTCATCGAGCTCAAGCGCGGCGAGATGCCTGAGGTGGTGCTCAACAAGCTGTTCAAGCAGACCCAGTTGCAGGACACCTTCGGCATGAACATGGTGGCCCTGGTTGACGGGCGTCCCAAGGTGCTGAACCTGCACGAGATGCTCGACTGCTTCTTGCAGCATCGTCGTGAAGTGGTGACGCGCCGGACCATTTTCGAACTGCGCAAGGCCCGTGAGCGCGGCCATGTGCTCGAAGGTTTGGCTGTAGCGCTGTCGAACGTTGACGAGATCATCGCCCTGATCAAAGCAGCGGCGAACCCGGCCGAGGCCAAGCAGGGGTTGATGGCGCGTTTGTGGCGTTCGGATCTGGTCGAAGCGATGCTGACGCGTGCCGAGGCCGATAGCAGCAGTTATCGCCCTGATGGGCTCGCGCCCGAGTTCGGACTCCAGCCCGATGGCTATCGCCTGTCGGAAACTCAGGCGCAGGCAATTCTCGATCTGCGTCTTCAGAAGCTCACCGGGCTTGAGCAGGACAAGATCGTCGGCGAGTACAAGGAGATCATGGAACTGATCACCGACTTGCTCGACATTCTCGCCAAGCCCGAGCGAGTGACGGCGATCATCGGCGAAGAGCTTGAAGCCATCAAAGAACAGTATGGCGACGAGCGTCGCTCGGAAATCGTGCTTGATACGGCCGATATCAATATCGAGGATCTGATCGCGCCCGAAGAGATGGTGGTGACGCTTTCGCATACCGGTTACTTCAAGCGTCAGCCCCTGACCGACTATCGATCTCAGCGTCGTGGCGGACGTGGCAAGCAGGCGACGCAAATGAAGGACGACGACTTCATTGACCGGCTGTTTGTTGCCAATACGCACGACACGATCATGTGTTTCTCAAATCGTGGCCGCGCCTACTGGCTGAAGGTCTATGAGGTGCCCGAAGGGACGCGCAATTCACGCGGCAAGCCCATCATCAACCTCTTCCCGATGCAGGAAGGCGAGAAGATCACCGCCGTACTGCCGGTCAAGGAGTTCGATGAAGGTCACTTTGTCTTCATGGCGACCTCACGCGGCACCGTCAAGAAGACCCCGCTGTCAGACTTCTCCAATCCGCGCAAGGCCGGCATCATTGCTGTGGGCCTGGATGAAGACGATTACCTC
Coding sequences within:
- a CDS encoding HAD family hydrolase, whose amino-acid sequence is MSFKAILFDLDGTLADTAPDMGGALNSLRRECGLEPLPMAALRPHTSAGTRGMLRVGFGLSPADKAYGPLAERYLDIYAERLCVNTRIFADLEPVLSSLEARGTLWGVVTNKPRRFTEPLLDALKVSTRSACIVSGDSAKRPKPAPDPMILAAQKISLAVTECLYVGDDLRDIEAGSAAGMKTVAVRWGYLGVDSPIESWGADWIIDEPAQLLELG
- a CDS encoding OmpA family protein, whose product is MIKQMKKQLTMAAAAAALGITATAAIAADDIVVTGKGEIPYVIDGRNVVARSGYDLCWRTGYWTPAAAANVAAGEFPVGCGCDGDLMPKDACVAPMAAAEPAAPAAPAPKPSADKVKLAADALFDFDKAVLKPEGKSKLDRLASQAEALKLEVILAVGHTDRLGSASYNQKLSEKRAAAVKDYLVGKGIEANRIYTEGKGETQPVTTDNCKNNLGRKKLIECLQPDRRVEIEVIGSK
- a CDS encoding TRZ/ATZ family hydrolase, whose protein sequence is MSTTADQLLTARWIVPVEPANVVLENHSVAIKDGRIVDLLPRDQAQVRYPDAKEQVMNEHVLIPGLINAHAHAAMSLLRGLADDLPLMQWLEEAIWPAEGKYVSPQFVRDGSLLAAAEMLRGGITTCNEMYFFPDAAAEAFDTTGMRAVIGVTAIEFPTPYASNVDEYLKKGLAARDNWRGHERIRFSMAPHAPYTVSDDTFRRIANLANELDTVIHVHVHETAFEVEESLKQHGMRPLERLARLGIAGPGMIAVHAVHLDNQDIDILATHGASVAHCPSSNMKLASGIAPVSALIDRGVKVALGTDGAASNNRLDLFSEMRHAALLAKVSTGNASTLPAARVLRMATLDGAEALGMEKDIGSLEIGKLADICAVRLSEIETQPCFNPISHLVYCAGREHVTDVWVGGTLVVGEKQVLQKPNSELLAIARVWQNKLGN
- the ubiG gene encoding bifunctional 2-polyprenyl-6-hydroxyphenol methylase/3-demethylubiquinol 3-O-methyltransferase UbiG, coding for MNADPAELQKFSEIAHRWWDPESEFRPLHEINPLRLDWIDGIVSLEGKRVIDVGCGGGILAEGMAFRGANVTGIDLGEKALSVARLHLHESGLDIDYQHISAEDMADTNPDAFDVVTCLEMLEHVPDPASIVAACARMVKPGGHVFFSTINRNAKAYLLAVIGAEYVLNLLPRGTHDYAKFIKPSELSRMARVNGLATRTMCGLTYNPITKVYALGNDTGVNYLMHTQREL
- the gyrA gene encoding DNA gyrase subunit A; this translates as MDQFAKETLPISLEEEMRHAYLDYAMSVIVGRALPDARDGLKPVHRRVLFAMDEANNAWNRPYVKCARVVGDVMGKYHPHGDSAIYDTLVRMAQDFSLRYMLVDGQGNFGSIDGDNAAAMRYTECRQARIASELLADIDKETVDFVPNYDGKEKEPSVLPARIPNLLINGSAGIAVGMATNIPPHNISEVIEACLLLLNQPDTDIEDLIRIVKAPDFPTAGLIYGISGVHDGYRTGRGRVIMRARTHFEDVEKGNREAIIVDELPYQVNKRALLERIAELVNEKRIEGISEIRDESDKSGMRVVIELKRGEMPEVVLNKLFKQTQLQDTFGMNMVALVDGRPKVLNLHEMLDCFLQHRREVVTRRTIFELRKARERGHVLEGLAVALSNVDEIIALIKAAANPAEAKQGLMARLWRSDLVEAMLTRAEADSSSYRPDGLAPEFGLQPDGYRLSETQAQAILDLRLQKLTGLEQDKIVGEYKEIMELITDLLDILAKPERVTAIIGEELEAIKEQYGDERRSEIVLDTADINIEDLIAPEEMVVTLSHTGYFKRQPLTDYRSQRRGGRGKQATQMKDDDFIDRLFVANTHDTIMCFSNRGRAYWLKVYEVPEGTRNSRGKPIINLFPMQEGEKITAVLPVKEFDEGHFVFMATSRGTVKKTPLSDFSNPRKAGIIAVGLDEDDYLIGVQITDGGYDVMLFSDAGKAVRFAETDVRPMGRTARGVRGMMLEPGQQVISMLAASDESWSVLTATENGYGKRTPVAEYTRHGRGTKGMIAIQSSERNGKLVGAVLVQPQHQIMLISTGGVLIRTKVEHIREMGRSTQGVTLISLDKGTFLAGIEPVAETDDEDDEFIEGEEGATGSADVPADDAPASDEGEDGEA